CAGCACCACCGCGCCCAACTTCAAGCCGGCCACGGCGGTCAGGAATTTTGCGGTCGCCGGCATCGAACCGGTCGAGCCGGCTGCAACCACCGGCCCCTCATGATGTGCGGTCAGGCGGGCGGCTTCGGCCTCTATCAGGCGGTCGCGCCGTTCGGCGGGTTCGATCCGGCCGATTTCCTTCAGATGCTCCGGCCACGCCTTGCGCGCGATGCGCAGGAATTCGAGCGAGTGCTGCCAGTATTTGTCGAACTGGTCGGGGACAAGTTTGTCGAGCGCTTCCCAGGCGACGCCGCGCGTCACCATGTCGTCCATCAGCCGCGCCAGGTCGCCGGCCAGCGCCAATGTCGAGGCCGGGCCGCCAACCACGAGCGGCGCCGACACCGGACTTTTCGCCCATGCCGCGACCAGATGCGCCAGCGTCAGGCGGCGCTCCAGCTCGCCGAGTCTCGGCGGAACGTCGAGCGGTGCCACGCCGCCGAATTGTTCGGAGCCTTCCGCAAACGCCAGCTCGTCCTCGTCGATGTCGCCGAGCGCCACGATGCGCGGCAGGATCGCAGCGTCGGTCTTCAGCTCATCGAGAAAGATTTCCCGCGCCAGCCGGCCGGCGCGCCGGGTCGGCAAATAGAGCGTCGCCGTTGCGAGATTGAGCGGATCCCTGCGCGCCTCGAATCCCTCGACCAGCCGACCGTCGACCAGCGCCGCGATGACGGTGCGCAGGAAAGGGACGGATACGGGAACGCTGAAAACGCGCATGGGCTTCCTGATTCGAGGTCAGGCGCCAATATAGGGAGGTATTGGGAGGAGGTCATGGGTGAGGGTGAGGATGCCCACCTCTCTGTCGTCCCGGCCAAGCGAAGCGCGAGCCGGGACCCATACCGCGTTGTGCCCTCGGCTCAAGGCGAGATGGCGGACGTTCGTCGCAACAAATGAGGGCCGGTGGTTATGGGTCCCTGCCTTCGCAGGGACGACGATAGTTGGGCGACTCAAGCCACGCTTTCCAGAAACGCCTCTTCCGCGGCCTGCACCGCGTCGGGGGTTCCGACGTGCATCCAGACGCCGTCGAGCCGCAAGCCGAATAGCCGTTCTTGCTCGTTGGCGCGGTCGAACATTTTTGTCAGCGAAAACTCGCCGGCGGGCGCGTCGGCAAACAGCGAGGGCGACATGATTGCCGCGCCCGCATAGACGAACGGCACCACCTGGTGTTCACGCCGCTTGCGCAACGCGCCGTCCGGCAGCATGGCGTAGTCGCCGCGTCCGGCATAGCCGATGCTGCTTGTGGTCGGCGCCATCAGGAGCAGGATGTCCATCCGGTCGGGATCGAAGGTTTCGGCGAGCCGCGCCAGATTGGGCCGCACGCCGTCGATCCACATCGTGTCGGCGTTGAGGTGGAAGAACGGCTCCTTGCCGAGCAGGGGCAGCGCCCTCACGACAGCGCCGCCGGTGCCAAGCACGACGTCGCGTTCGTCGGAAATGATGATGCGGGGCCGGACGCGGCTCGCGGTGTGCCGGATGATCTGGTCGGGCAGGTAATGCACGTTGACCACGGCCTCGCTGACACCGGCGTTGGCGAGCTTGTCCAGCACGTGATCGAGCAGCGGCTGGCCGGCCACGCTCACCAGTGGCTTCGGCATGTGGTCGGTCAACGGGCGCATGCGCAAACCGAGACCGGCGGCAAGAACCATGGCTTTGGTGGGCGTAACGGACATTTTTGGAATTTCTCGAACCATCAAATCGCGCCGCGGATCATACCACGGCGAGGAGCTTGAACCAGCAACCATGAGGCCTTAGTTGCCGCACATGACGGCCGTACGACGGCCGCCGGGGGGCCAAACCTCAGACCTCAGCGTCCTCGGCCCCGCGCCTGGCTGCCTTCTTCTTCTTGTCGCCCTGCTTCAGGAAGTTGACGCCGATCTGATCGCCGTTGACCCAGGCCAGCTCGCAGCGCCGATAGGCAAGCCCGGTGGACGACAGCAGCAGGAAGAATTCCTTTAAGTGCAGGCCCTCGACCGACCCTTCGACCGTCAGCTTGGCGCCGGTCTCGGAGACGTCTTCCATCACGCAGTCACGCCGCCAGGTGCCGTCGATGCCCATCATGTGCGCCGCAAAGCCGCGCTCGAATACGATCCGATCTCCCTTGCGACGTTCCGCCCCCGCCATGGCCGTCTTCCCGTGTCAAACTGAATGCGCCGTGCCTCCGCGGCATGGCCTGTTCCAGAATAAGTGCGAGGTGGCTAACAGGAGGTAAATCAGGGAAGCGGCGGCGGTACGTTGGCGGCATACCATTCGCGAAACGCCGCCAGCGCCGGGTGCGCCAGCGAGCGGTTCAGGTAGGTCCAGATCCGGGGCTGGTGGCGCAGATATTGCGGCTTGCCGTCGCGCCGGTTGAGCCGGGCGAAGGTGCCGAGCAGGCGGGTATTCCGCTGCGCCGACATGATGGCGTAAAGTTCGGCGAAACTGGCCGGGTCGAACTGAGCATCGGCGGCGCGGCGCGCCTTGATGTAGCGGGTCAGAAGCGTCAATTCGAGTTGCTCGGCAACGTCGATCCGCGCGTCCTGCAGCAGCGACACCAGATCGTAGGCGGCGGGGCCAAGCACGGCATCCTGGAAGTCGATGATCCCGACACGCAAGATCCCCGTACGGTCGCCGAGCCAGATGATGTTGGGCGAATGAAAATCCCGCATCACCCAGGTTCGCGGCGCAGCCGCCGGCTTTTCCAGCAACGTTCGCCACATCGTGACGAATTCGTCGCGCTGTTGCTGGCTGACTTCGGCGCCGCGATCCGGCAGATACCATTCCAGCATCAGGCTGATTTCGACCAGCCATGTGTCGATATCGTAGACCGGAATTCTGTATGGGCCCTGCGGCTCCAGCGGCGCGGTTTCGGGCAGGGCTTTGCGATGCAGCTCCGCCAGCATGTCGGTCGCCACCTCGTAGCGCTCGACGATCGGTCGCGGCGGGTCGCCTTCGATGACGCCGGCGCTGCCAAAATCCTCGGTGATCAGGAAACCGGAATTCAGATCGGAATGCCGGATCGCGGGCGCAGAAAAACCGTGCGCGCGCAGGCCATTGTCGATGGCGACGAACGGCTTGACATCTTCGGCCAGATGAACGGCCGCGCTGTAGGATTTTCCCTCATAGATCGCAGGACCATCCGGCCGGCGCGGCGAATTCATCAGGATCGACGTGCTGTCGTCGCGGACCAGCCGCGCATAGGAGCGCGTCGAGGCGTCGCCCGGCATGCGCTGGCGCTCCGCATCCAGGAAGCCGGAATCGCTGAGAAACTTTCGCAAGCTCGTCAATCGCGTCACCTGGGCGGCCGCTTTTCCATAGCCGGTGATTTCGGCGGCGCGCGCGGTGGACCCGAGCGCCGGGCGATGGCTGAAGGCGATGTCGATGCGATCTTCGGGCATCGCATCGGGTGCGCGTTCCGGCCATTCGATCAGCGCCAGCGTGCCCTCCGGCAGCGGCGACAATCCGATTTCCTCCAGCTCGCTCGAATCAGTGATGCGATAGAGATCGGCGTGAAGAAGCGGAAACGGCAAATCGTAGCTCTGCGCCAGCGTGAATGTCGGGCTTGGCACTTCGAGTGCGGCATCGTTGGCGA
This portion of the Bradyrhizobium sp. AZCC 2262 genome encodes:
- a CDS encoding nucleotidyltransferase family protein encodes the protein MSVTPTKAMVLAAGLGLRMRPLTDHMPKPLVSVAGQPLLDHVLDKLANAGVSEAVVNVHYLPDQIIRHTASRVRPRIIISDERDVVLGTGGAVVRALPLLGKEPFFHLNADTMWIDGVRPNLARLAETFDPDRMDILLLMAPTTSSIGYAGRGDYAMLPDGALRKRREHQVVPFVYAGAAIMSPSLFADAPAGEFSLTKMFDRANEQERLFGLRLDGVWMHVGTPDAVQAAEEAFLESVA
- a CDS encoding PilZ domain-containing protein produces the protein MAGAERRKGDRIVFERGFAAHMMGIDGTWRRDCVMEDVSETGAKLTVEGSVEGLHLKEFFLLLSSTGLAYRRCELAWVNGDQIGVNFLKQGDKKKKAARRGAEDAEV
- the tsaE gene encoding tRNA (adenosine(37)-N6)-threonylcarbamoyltransferase complex ATPase subunit type 1 TsaE encodes the protein MTVSATFTVALANETATAHLMTDLALLVGPGDVITLSGDLGAGKTAAARAMIRYLANDAALEVPSPTFTLAQSYDLPFPLLHADLYRITDSSELEEIGLSPLPEGTLALIEWPERAPDAMPEDRIDIAFSHRPALGSTARAAEITGYGKAAAQVTRLTSLRKFLSDSGFLDAERQRMPGDASTRSYARLVRDDSTSILMNSPRRPDGPAIYEGKSYSAAVHLAEDVKPFVAIDNGLRAHGFSAPAIRHSDLNSGFLITEDFGSAGVIEGDPPRPIVERYEVATDMLAELHRKALPETAPLEPQGPYRIPVYDIDTWLVEISLMLEWYLPDRGAEVSQQQRDEFVTMWRTLLEKPAAAPRTWVMRDFHSPNIIWLGDRTGILRVGIIDFQDAVLGPAAYDLVSLLQDARIDVAEQLELTLLTRYIKARRAADAQFDPASFAELYAIMSAQRNTRLLGTFARLNRRDGKPQYLRHQPRIWTYLNRSLAHPALAAFREWYAANVPPPLP